The nucleotide window ATCAGCCACAAATTCCTGGTAAAAAGAGCTGCTAAGACAAAAACAAAAACGAAAGTAGTTCCAACAAAGTGCCATGTTCTTGTTGAAGCTTTACTGTGCTGTGATAAGTAAAATGGCCAGAACTCTTCATAATTTTTAAACTCCATCATAAACCTCCAAAAAATAATTACTAATATATTTCTATTTCCGAATGAAAATTCCTCTAAATTTATTGTCCTGATTTCTATGATTGAGTATGTAATTGATAGTCAACACTTAAATCCCTGTAAGTTTAATCCCCCTGATTTTCAGGAATAGACAGATATATTGAAATGACAGGTGGTATACATGATAGATACTTTTATCAGGGACATCTCACGTGAAGAAATCATCAGACTTGCCGTTATTCTGGTGATCATCATTATATTCAATTGGGTTATCAAAAAAGCAGTCCAGTTTTCTGCGGCAAAAAAATCACGCTTTTTTCAACAAGCATTGCCGATCATCGATTCCATGGCAGACTGGATCACCTTTTATGGCATCATTATTTTGTTATTGCTGACCATACCTAAAACTGATTGGCTTTTTTATACGCTATACACTAATGGTAAAATCGATGTCACAATCCTGCTGATTGTCATCGCCTTCTTGATTGTGTCGCTTGCGCACCGACTCGTTAAGTTATTCAATAAATATATTCTGTCATCCGTTTATGACTATTACGGAGTGGACAGGGGCCTTGGCTATACATTTAATCAAATCATCTATTATATCGTCATGTTTGCAGCACTGGCTATAAGTCTTACAAGTGTGGGCATCAACCTGACTGCCATCGGTGCTGTATTTGGTGTTCTTGGCATAGGGATTGGGTTTGGGATGAGGAATGTTGCCGGCAACTTTGTATCAGGTATTATTATTCTTTTTGAAAGACCAATTGAAGTGGGGGAAGTCATTCAAATCAATGATAAAATAGGGCGTGTTGAAAAAATCCGCTTAAGGTCAACAGTAATCCGCACAGCCAAGGAAGGCACATTGATTGTGCCCAATCAGTATTTCATCGAACAAATCATCAAGAACCGCACAAGTGCCAGGATGATGGCCCAGGTTCAGGTCAGCGTGGCGTATGGGACAGATACCCATAAAGTACAGGCTCTTCTCGAAGAGGCCGTAAGGGAAATCAAGGATGGGGAGAAGGGGATTCTGGATCAGCCTGAACCTGATATTCGTTTTATTGATTTTCGCAGTAAGGCTCTGGAATTTCTGATTGAAATTCCGGTTGTGAATTTTGAGATTAAAGAACAAATCGAAAGTAAATTAAGGCATATGATCGCAGCAATTTTCATGGAAAATGAGATCCAGCTGCCGAGTATGACGTTTCAGGTAATTGAAAGTAACTGATCTTTAAATTAAAAGAGACCTCAGACGCAAATAACAAATGATGTAAGGAGAATAAAATATTGTCCGCAAAAAAGAGTTTACCAGGCTGG belongs to Mesobacillus sp. AQ2 and includes:
- a CDS encoding mechanosensitive ion channel domain-containing protein gives rise to the protein MIDTFIRDISREEIIRLAVILVIIIIFNWVIKKAVQFSAAKKSRFFQQALPIIDSMADWITFYGIIILLLLTIPKTDWLFYTLYTNGKIDVTILLIVIAFLIVSLAHRLVKLFNKYILSSVYDYYGVDRGLGYTFNQIIYYIVMFAALAISLTSVGINLTAIGAVFGVLGIGIGFGMRNVAGNFVSGIIILFERPIEVGEVIQINDKIGRVEKIRLRSTVIRTAKEGTLIVPNQYFIEQIIKNRTSARMMAQVQVSVAYGTDTHKVQALLEEAVREIKDGEKGILDQPEPDIRFIDFRSKALEFLIEIPVVNFEIKEQIESKLRHMIAAIFMENEIQLPSMTFQVIESN